In Methanobacterium paludis, the following proteins share a genomic window:
- a CDS encoding Mur ligase family protein, producing MNCIVIGAGNAGRPVARILNHIGNKVRITDSKNLEKFPEKVQETLLKMEEEGVELQLGSNTPDFSGVDSVYVSPAIPKKAPIMEEIASKIENKELKLVSNEDVSSIINDLIDIDTIGITGTVGKTSTSHAIYEIFKNAGYKVWLCSSRMGNLLSETIIDGIVRGLPKENDIAVLEIPHGTLGIMFKVHLKVAVLTNIYIDHLDEFDNSMEKYAARKRMISCSSDLLVAGAPCRKYIGDLKDTVFYCFNEPEFASELSNIEGSDSEDVSKKSETPEYENSKCHISGYFENGMLGLKYNLEGVPHVSGNKSGELKTPFKPLGYYLENSIGAATAALCYGLDEKSIEKGLSKFNGVPGRLEYVGDYKGRDVYLDPSHVIEGFIKALSLFPGRNLIVLVENFDTANSRDKEKLGEVVARYANVMICSAYNETMDRLERHVIPETFKGVKDPNILKIGVDYLKTAGELSIKYSKPGDVIIHVGPGAITSYDSTKFKMMSGIEEGCKKYE from the coding sequence ATGAATTGTATAGTTATAGGTGCAGGTAACGCAGGACGTCCTGTTGCAAGGATTTTAAACCACATAGGCAATAAGGTAAGGATCACAGACAGCAAAAATCTGGAAAAATTCCCGGAAAAAGTGCAAGAAACCCTTTTAAAAATGGAAGAAGAAGGAGTGGAACTACAACTTGGCTCGAACACTCCAGATTTTAGTGGTGTAGACTCTGTATATGTTTCACCGGCAATACCCAAAAAAGCCCCAATTATGGAAGAAATAGCCAGTAAAATAGAAAACAAAGAATTAAAGTTAGTTAGTAATGAAGATGTATCATCCATAATCAACGATCTGATTGATATAGATACTATAGGAATAACAGGAACCGTTGGTAAAACCAGCACCAGCCACGCAATTTATGAAATATTTAAAAACGCCGGGTACAAAGTTTGGCTGTGTTCCTCCAGAATGGGCAACCTTTTAAGTGAAACCATAATCGATGGAATAGTCAGGGGTCTTCCCAAGGAAAATGATATTGCAGTGCTTGAAATACCCCACGGAACTTTAGGGATAATGTTCAAGGTTCATCTTAAGGTGGCTGTGCTTACAAATATTTACATTGACCACCTTGATGAATTTGACAATTCCATGGAAAAATATGCAGCTAGAAAGCGTATGATAAGCTGTTCAAGCGATTTACTGGTTGCAGGTGCACCCTGCAGGAAGTACATTGGGGATTTAAAGGATACCGTGTTTTACTGTTTTAATGAACCTGAATTTGCTTCAGAGCTTTCAAATATTGAAGGGTCTGACTCAGAAGATGTTTCTAAAAAATCCGAAACTCCTGAATATGAAAATTCCAAATGCCATATCTCAGGTTACTTTGAAAATGGCATGTTGGGATTGAAGTATAATCTGGAAGGAGTTCCCCATGTATCAGGCAATAAATCGGGTGAACTCAAAACCCCATTTAAACCCCTCGGATACTACCTTGAAAACTCAATAGGTGCAGCCACAGCTGCACTGTGTTACGGTTTGGATGAAAAATCCATTGAAAAAGGCCTGAGCAAGTTCAATGGAGTTCCAGGACGCCTGGAATACGTTGGAGATTATAAAGGAAGAGATGTTTACCTTGATCCATCCCATGTGATTGAAGGATTTATAAAAGCCCTCAGTCTTTTTCCAGGCCGGAACCTCATTGTGTTAGTAGAAAATTTTGACACAGCAAACTCTCGAGACAAGGAGAAACTTGGAGAAGTGGTTGCCAGATATGCAAATGTCATGATCTGCAGTGCATACAATGAAACAATGGACAGGTTGGAGAGACATGTTATTCCTGAGACTTTTAAAGGAGTTAAAGACCCAAATATACTGAAAATTGGGGTTGATTATCTAAAAACTGCAGGAGAGCTTTCAATTAAATATTCAAAACCTGGTGATGTTATAATACATGTGGGTCCCGGTGCCATAACCAGCTACGATAGCACTAAGTTCAAGATGATGTCTGGAATAGAGGAAGGATGCAAAAAGTATGAGTAA
- a CDS encoding Mur ligase family protein → MDIIKTSYLADKVNGKLIGPDKEISGIFNFLNTSKRGDAVIRHWIDEKGVEIAVSKGVSCIITQNPQGNAIETAKKLKFPLIITEKIELANAFAISWAVENFATDSIRIVVTGTNGKSTTTHMIYSILKEAGYNTYTNTDSKSEFNTLIDPIVSKQIAEFPDKIEAMVVEVSEVQGWLGKLMKNHASLMTSAIDPNVVVLTNVALDHIGLVNSVEEAFDEISGSIKALKKPKKTIAVLNHDDPLIRKMENFKGNDTEVIFYGEGAAVESKAEGIFYEGKLLIKKEDLPFKSQHFIQNTMAAIEASLSLNVDLKYIKSAVTSYKPLKRRFNILSQNPLIIDDFAHNPNGIVVTINSAAKITKGKLCLVTAIRGSRGDPINLANAEAIVKGLKGLEKGTNFNLIITTSTDFVDKANVVKNSEKDVFLNTLEKEGLSYIFHETLHNALKAALKSAGKEDTILLIGAQGMDPASDVLRSID, encoded by the coding sequence ATGGACATCATTAAAACATCTTATCTGGCAGATAAAGTAAATGGAAAACTTATCGGACCAGATAAAGAAATTTCTGGCATTTTCAATTTTCTTAATACTTCAAAAAGAGGAGATGCTGTAATAAGGCACTGGATAGATGAGAAAGGTGTTGAAATCGCAGTCTCCAAGGGCGTTTCATGTATAATAACCCAAAATCCGCAAGGAAATGCCATTGAAACTGCAAAAAAGTTAAAATTCCCACTCATAATCACAGAAAAGATAGAACTTGCCAATGCCTTCGCAATTAGTTGGGCAGTTGAGAACTTTGCAACAGATTCCATTCGAATTGTTGTAACAGGTACAAATGGTAAATCAACAACTACCCATATGATTTACAGTATCCTTAAGGAAGCTGGTTACAACACATACACAAACACTGATTCAAAATCTGAATTCAACACATTGATTGATCCCATCGTTTCAAAGCAGATTGCAGAGTTTCCAGACAAAATTGAAGCCATGGTCGTGGAGGTTTCAGAGGTCCAAGGCTGGCTTGGTAAGTTAATGAAAAACCACGCCAGTTTAATGACCTCTGCAATTGACCCAAACGTGGTCGTACTTACAAACGTTGCACTGGATCATATAGGTCTTGTAAATTCAGTTGAAGAGGCCTTTGATGAAATATCAGGTTCAATTAAAGCATTGAAAAAACCCAAAAAGACCATTGCCGTCTTAAATCATGATGATCCTCTAATACGAAAGATGGAAAATTTCAAAGGCAATGATACTGAAGTTATTTTTTATGGGGAAGGCGCAGCCGTAGAATCCAAGGCGGAAGGGATATTTTATGAAGGCAAACTTCTCATTAAAAAAGAGGATCTGCCCTTCAAGAGTCAACACTTCATCCAGAATACAATGGCAGCAATAGAAGCATCTCTATCATTAAATGTAGATTTAAAATACATAAAAAGTGCTGTAACTTCATATAAACCTTTGAAAAGAAGGTTCAACATCTTAAGTCAAAATCCGCTCATAATTGATGATTTTGCCCACAACCCCAATGGAATAGTTGTAACCATAAACAGTGCAGCCAAAATAACTAAAGGAAAGTTATGCCTCGTAACTGCAATAAGGGGTTCAAGAGGTGACCCAATAAACCTTGCAAATGCAGAAGCAATTGTTAAAGGTCTTAAGGGTCTTGAAAAGGGAACTAATTTCAATTTAATAATAACCACGAGCACTGACTTTGTTGACAAAGCAAACGTTGTGAAAAACTCTGAAAAAGATGTATTTCTAAATACGCTTGAAAAAGAAGGCTTAAGTTATATTTTCCATGAAACATTACACAATGCATTAAAAGCTGCCCTCAAATCTGCAGGAAAAGAGGATACTATCCTATTAATTGGGGCACAAGGAATGGATCCTGCATCAGATGTTCTTAGATCAATTGATTAA
- a CDS encoding glycosyltransferase family 4 protein, translating to MRKVLKYADVRDNPIVTEHRYKAGTPTMGGLAILLGVLLAACVYFTDKNLILTVMIMMTAGLIGLVDDLIGLKTKEFQKLIRNISSEPIEIGRLTLKTGENARVTTPKAKEDFKKLLEEKKIEIIDEVPIKKEVKENEKIFAQILISLFLVASGAVSTSVMGFNIGLFVIPVVIFGIVGSINAVNLIDGMDGLAAGIIAIASVACAIFSISTGNVDGSIPFIVIAGACFGFLVFNKYPATIFMGDTGSFALGAGYITAAFLGNVIYFAVIALAVPIISVVVSLMHRAHIIKLPVEPLHHTLNYKGLSEKKIIALYWGLTLIICAAAIYLYHAI from the coding sequence ATGAGGAAGGTGCTGAAATACGCAGACGTAAGGGACAATCCAATAGTAACGGAACATCGTTATAAGGCAGGAACTCCAACCATGGGAGGTCTTGCAATATTACTTGGAGTCCTTTTGGCAGCATGTGTTTATTTCACAGACAAAAACCTGATCCTGACCGTGATGATCATGATGACAGCCGGACTCATTGGACTGGTTGATGATCTGATAGGCCTTAAAACCAAGGAATTCCAGAAACTTATAAGAAACATATCATCAGAACCCATAGAAATAGGTAGATTAACCTTAAAAACTGGTGAAAATGCAAGGGTCACAACACCTAAAGCAAAAGAAGATTTTAAAAAACTTCTTGAAGAGAAAAAAATCGAGATCATCGATGAAGTTCCAATAAAAAAAGAAGTGAAAGAAAACGAGAAAATATTCGCTCAGATATTGATCTCACTCTTCTTGGTGGCATCTGGAGCGGTTAGCACATCTGTAATGGGATTTAATATTGGTCTTTTCGTGATCCCTGTTGTAATATTTGGTATAGTTGGATCAATAAATGCTGTAAACCTTATAGATGGAATGGACGGACTTGCAGCAGGTATAATTGCAATAGCATCAGTGGCATGTGCAATCTTTTCAATATCCACAGGTAACGTGGATGGTTCAATACCATTTATAGTAATAGCTGGTGCCTGTTTCGGTTTTCTAGTATTCAACAAGTATCCTGCAACCATATTCATGGGTGATACCGGTTCATTTGCATTGGGAGCAGGATACATAACTGCCGCATTTTTAGGAAACGTTATATACTTTGCAGTGATTGCACTGGCAGTTCCTATAATCTCAGTTGTAGTAAGCCTCATGCACAGGGCTCATATCATAAAGTTACCTGTTGAACCTTTACACCACACCCTGAACTACAAAGGATTGTCTGAGAAAAAGATAATAGCTCTCTACTGGGGTTTAACATTAATAATATGCGCAGCTGCGATTTATCTCTACCATGCAATCTAA
- a CDS encoding ATP-grasp domain-containing protein, producing the protein MKILFIGARLFDDVALYAEKKGITTILTESNKKSSNLKLADSYYIVSRGMEEPKEIALKEDVDAIIPLIGVDGPLREIAKMKEELERVYGLPVITSGVAATSISGDKIKTKEFLTANGIKTPQFSKISEKISIPESNPPHSEKAFKSLKNDNSQNISTKEYLKTHLPLVLKQAEGQGGSGVKVASSPSDIDNYFEEVGNDLEETFLEKFIDGIEVSIEVLRYNNKSVPLVPVYKGNTTLEGIHPLNKVKKAPLEIDGINNQQNNQNIRELADKIANLVGVEGTVDIDLIFDKETKQNYVIEMNTRPSGTRYITAASTGINPVQELVNMALGEWDARKLKKMMKSFSALEIPVGSYESNRNNYKFRDFPEENSWIVHGPANYERVTIRGKTCQDALKNVRNLNINFKI; encoded by the coding sequence TTTCGACGATGTTGCGCTTTATGCGGAAAAAAAAGGAATAACAACGATTTTAACAGAATCAAACAAAAAATCATCTAACCTTAAACTTGCTGACTCTTATTATATAGTTTCGCGAGGAATGGAAGAACCGAAGGAAATTGCACTCAAAGAAGATGTTGACGCAATCATACCACTCATTGGGGTTGATGGGCCCTTACGTGAAATTGCAAAGATGAAAGAAGAGCTCGAAAGAGTGTATGGACTGCCTGTTATTACATCCGGAGTTGCTGCAACTTCAATTTCAGGAGATAAAATTAAAACAAAGGAATTTTTGACTGCAAACGGTATAAAAACTCCTCAATTTAGTAAAATTTCAGAAAAAATTTCTATTCCAGAAAGCAATCCTCCACATTCAGAAAAAGCTTTTAAATCATTAAAAAATGATAATTCCCAAAATATTTCAACAAAAGAATATTTAAAGACCCACCTACCTCTTGTTCTAAAACAGGCCGAAGGACAGGGTGGTTCTGGTGTAAAAGTTGCCTCATCCCCAAGTGATATTGATAATTACTTTGAAGAAGTTGGTAACGATCTTGAAGAGACCTTTTTAGAAAAGTTTATAGATGGAATTGAAGTTTCAATAGAAGTTTTAAGGTACAATAATAAATCGGTCCCTTTAGTACCTGTATATAAGGGAAACACTACTCTGGAAGGTATTCATCCCCTCAATAAAGTTAAAAAGGCCCCATTAGAAATAGATGGTATCAACAATCAACAGAACAATCAGAACATAAGAGAACTTGCAGATAAAATTGCTAATCTAGTAGGTGTTGAAGGAACCGTAGACATTGACCTTATATTTGATAAAGAAACAAAGCAGAATTACGTCATAGAAATGAACACCCGCCCAAGCGGTACAAGGTACATCACAGCAGCTTCAACAGGGATAAATCCCGTGCAAGAACTGGTTAACATGGCATTGGGGGAATGGGATGCCCGTAAACTTAAAAAGATGATGAAATCTTTTTCTGCCCTTGAGATACCGGTTGGAAGTTACGAAAGCAACAGAAATAATTATAAATTCAGGGATTTCCCCGAAGAGAACTCTTGGATCGTTCACGGCCCTGCAAATTATGAACGTGTAACAATTCGTGGTAAAACATGTCAAGATGCTTTGAAAAATGTCAGGAACTTGAATATAAATTTTAAGATTTAA